From Luteolibacter arcticus, one genomic window encodes:
- a CDS encoding beta strand repeat-containing protein, whose amino-acid sequence MLNSYPTSRSSRRLALQLAGLVTLVTVAPAAAATFTYTPVSGTGDLWSAGTHWDAVPVSSFDTRLTFVGDNLTPLADSLVNVNTDDVSDQFSLNILDLQGTGPAAGGASITVNAAAPATGLTLVTDLSAPVVNLNALAGASGLTYQVNPVLTLANDATFIGAGTATFKFSGGIIGDGRTLTKSGASLMSIGGTTTLESLHVGFNNGVAGNNGAGGKITAAAGSTLSVGTGTGAIRVGSINSSTVSPTAVGALDLSAATSFTANVTEFFVGVNYGGMTTTGEGTLNLSPANTITATTTFAVGRSAGNFNTPLATGTVPANSATIVNTPRMAIGQGKSNASFTVGSNSTFDVNGVSGGRAELWIGHHDQTGSGNWSTTADFGNGPFRGFLSTISVGRKFAASTGNTTGTATFGNSDQNDFNLSASGSPLVVGRVDAGTSGVATGTLTIGHLGSNSTITSTNNGTAILIATGAGTAQRAVGTLNLGPGSLTLNTTGAGISGDTTNLLNTGKVKFNGTTLIAGGASTGFIQGLDNAEISDGGLTIASNSNITIPQGLSHDPAGAAIDGGLTKDNPGILTLPSTNTYTGTTTIAGGIIFFTKTAALPGFATPGRLSVGELGGLGMNVGGAGEFTLAQLDTYRTDGTTFTGTHHPLILDTANAGGELTYTTTRSDMGSFVKRGSHKLTLDTDVDIKGGLDIGISQNGGTLAIAAGKDFSLAPSELNGLGAVNLGVAGGTNSLGTLDASAADSFSMEASTLRLGVTTGSGTAGGTLSLPATSSITAHTEIVVADSNNTFNNVNSTITTAAGGTAQIRTPRLWIGHGKGRGFLTLGAGSTLDLAHLEGGRTAVEVGNNTTSGGSGGWTGTVDLSAGVFKGELSSLLIGATSATSATSSAVGTMTLSNSPLNHLDIEGAGSPLTIGRYTGSTSGTATGTLTLGNLDADSSITSTDNGTAILIATGGGAGAAKATGTLNLNGGTLTITTTGSALRGDAANPDNVSTVNFNGITLKAGASSTDWIGNLKTANIAAGGLTLDTNGFDIAIAQVLSGTGSFTKSGTGALICYDANSYSGSTTVSAGALSLADVMLSDTAAVTVAAGAVLDLAYPAAATDTVLSLSLGGVPASIGVWGAVGSGAPNTSALITGIGRLNVLTGPAGSDPYDTWASQITNPDDRDRSDDADHDGFSNELEYLFGTSPVANDGALVQSSLVGTNLIVRWNQLESGGIYQLQESLTLVDSPWPVSVVVPVIAADQGGVPSSYDRMEATVPIDGARKFVRVSGLED is encoded by the coding sequence ATGTTGAACTCGTACCCGACCTCTCGTTCTTCCCGTCGTCTTGCGCTCCAGCTCGCGGGCCTTGTCACCCTGGTGACCGTGGCTCCAGCCGCTGCCGCGACCTTCACCTACACACCCGTATCGGGCACCGGCGATCTTTGGTCGGCAGGGACCCACTGGGATGCCGTCCCGGTCAGCTCTTTCGACACGCGCCTGACCTTCGTCGGGGACAATCTCACGCCGCTCGCCGATTCGCTGGTGAATGTGAACACGGACGATGTTTCCGACCAATTCTCGCTCAACATCCTCGACCTGCAGGGCACGGGTCCGGCCGCCGGTGGCGCATCGATCACGGTGAATGCCGCCGCTCCGGCGACGGGTCTCACGCTGGTGACCGACCTCAGTGCGCCAGTGGTAAATCTGAACGCGCTCGCGGGTGCCTCGGGTCTGACCTATCAGGTCAATCCGGTCCTCACGTTGGCCAATGATGCGACCTTCATCGGAGCGGGCACGGCCACGTTCAAGTTCTCCGGGGGCATCATCGGCGATGGCCGGACGCTTACCAAATCCGGGGCCAGCCTGATGTCGATCGGTGGCACGACCACGCTGGAGAGCCTGCATGTCGGCTTCAACAATGGCGTGGCGGGAAACAACGGTGCGGGTGGAAAGATCACCGCAGCGGCTGGGAGCACGCTGAGCGTCGGCACGGGCACGGGTGCCATCCGTGTCGGCTCGATCAATAGCTCGACCGTCAGCCCGACTGCCGTTGGTGCCCTCGATCTTTCCGCCGCCACGAGCTTCACCGCGAACGTCACCGAGTTCTTCGTGGGCGTGAACTACGGCGGCATGACTACCACCGGCGAAGGCACGCTTAACCTTTCTCCGGCCAACACGATCACAGCCACTACGACGTTTGCGGTAGGACGTAGTGCGGGGAATTTCAACACACCGCTCGCGACTGGCACGGTGCCGGCGAATAGCGCCACCATCGTCAACACGCCGCGGATGGCGATCGGCCAGGGCAAGTCCAACGCCAGCTTCACGGTGGGCAGCAACTCGACCTTTGACGTCAATGGCGTCAGCGGTGGGCGTGCCGAGCTCTGGATCGGGCACCATGACCAAACCGGCTCGGGTAACTGGAGCACCACCGCGGACTTCGGCAACGGTCCCTTCCGGGGATTCCTCTCCACTATTTCCGTCGGCCGGAAATTCGCGGCTTCCACCGGCAACACCACCGGCACCGCGACCTTTGGCAACAGCGATCAAAACGACTTCAACCTCAGTGCCTCGGGCAGCCCGCTGGTGGTCGGCCGCGTGGATGCCGGCACCTCCGGCGTGGCCACCGGCACCCTGACGATCGGTCACCTCGGATCTAACAGTACCATCACCTCCACCAACAACGGCACCGCGATCCTGATCGCCACCGGAGCGGGCACCGCCCAGCGGGCGGTGGGCACCCTGAACCTGGGCCCGGGCAGCCTCACGCTAAACACCACGGGCGCCGGGATCTCGGGTGACACCACGAACCTGCTCAACACCGGCAAGGTGAAGTTCAATGGCACCACGCTGATCGCGGGCGGTGCGAGCACCGGCTTCATCCAAGGCCTCGACAACGCGGAGATCTCCGACGGCGGACTGACCATCGCCTCGAACAGCAACATCACCATTCCCCAGGGCCTGAGCCATGACCCCGCCGGTGCGGCGATCGACGGCGGCCTGACCAAGGACAATCCCGGCATTCTCACCCTGCCCTCTACCAATACCTACACCGGCACCACCACGATCGCCGGTGGCATCATCTTCTTCACGAAGACCGCGGCGCTGCCCGGCTTCGCCACGCCCGGCCGGCTTTCGGTTGGAGAGTTGGGCGGGCTTGGCATGAATGTCGGCGGTGCGGGTGAATTCACACTTGCCCAGCTCGACACGTATCGCACCGACGGCACGACCTTCACAGGCACCCATCACCCGCTCATCCTCGACACCGCGAATGCGGGCGGCGAACTCACCTACACGACCACGCGATCGGACATGGGTTCCTTCGTGAAACGCGGCAGCCACAAGCTGACGCTCGACACCGACGTGGACATCAAGGGTGGCCTCGACATCGGCATCAGCCAGAATGGCGGCACCCTTGCCATCGCCGCCGGCAAGGACTTCAGCCTCGCGCCGTCCGAGCTCAATGGTCTCGGTGCCGTGAACCTCGGCGTGGCGGGCGGGACCAACTCGCTCGGCACGCTGGATGCCTCGGCGGCGGATAGTTTCTCCATGGAAGCGTCCACCTTGCGGCTGGGAGTGACCACCGGCAGTGGCACCGCGGGAGGAACCCTTTCCCTGCCCGCGACTTCCTCCATCACCGCCCACACCGAGATCGTCGTCGCGGATAGCAACAACACCTTCAACAACGTCAACAGCACCATCACCACCGCTGCGGGCGGCACGGCGCAGATCCGCACGCCGCGGCTGTGGATCGGCCATGGCAAGGGGCGCGGCTTCTTGACCCTCGGTGCCGGTTCCACGCTCGATCTCGCCCATCTCGAAGGTGGCCGCACCGCGGTGGAAGTGGGGAACAATACCACCAGTGGCGGCAGCGGCGGCTGGACCGGCACCGTGGATCTCTCCGCCGGTGTCTTCAAGGGCGAGCTCAGCAGCCTGCTCATCGGGGCCACCAGTGCCACCAGCGCGACTTCGTCGGCGGTCGGCACGATGACGCTTTCTAACAGTCCGCTCAACCATCTGGACATCGAGGGTGCCGGCAGTCCCCTGACCATCGGCCGATATACTGGCAGCACCAGCGGCACCGCCACCGGCACGCTCACGCTCGGCAACCTCGACGCCGACAGCTCGATCACCAGTACGGACAACGGCACGGCCATCCTCATCGCGACCGGCGGTGGGGCAGGCGCGGCGAAAGCGACGGGTACGCTCAATCTCAACGGCGGAACCCTGACCATCACCACCACCGGCAGCGCGCTCCGTGGCGACGCGGCGAATCCCGACAACGTGAGCACGGTCAACTTCAACGGCATCACCCTCAAGGCCGGCGCCTCAAGCACCGACTGGATCGGCAATCTCAAGACCGCCAATATCGCTGCCGGTGGACTGACGCTGGATACCAACGGCTTCGACATCGCGATCGCCCAGGTGCTCTCCGGGACGGGCTCCTTCACGAAGAGCGGCACCGGCGCGCTCATCTGCTACGACGCGAACTCCTATAGTGGTAGTACTACGGTGAGTGCCGGCGCGCTCTCGCTCGCCGATGTCATGCTGTCCGATACTGCTGCGGTGACCGTGGCCGCCGGCGCGGTGCTTGATCTGGCGTATCCCGCCGCCGCGACCGATACCGTGCTGTCGCTGTCGCTCGGCGGCGTGCCTGCGAGCATCGGCGTGTGGGGCGCGGTGGGATCCGGTGCACCGAATACCAGCGCGCTGATCACCGGCATCGGACGCCTCAATGTGCTCACCGGGCCCGCCGGCAGCGATCCCTACGACACCTGGGCCAGCCAGATCACGAATCCCGATGATCGCGATCGTTCGGATGATGCCGATCACGATGGCTTCTCCAATGAGCTGGAGTATCTCTTCGGCACCTCGCCTGTCGCGAACGATGGCGCGCTGGTCCAGAGCAGCCTGGTGGGAACAAACCTTATCGTGCGGTGGAACCAGCTCGAAAGCGGCGGCATCTATCAGCTTCAGGAGAGTCTCACCCTGGTGGACTCGCCCTGGCCGGTGAGTGTGGTGGTTCCGGTCATCGCTGCCGATCAAGGCGGGGTTCCCTCGAGCTATGATCGAATGGAAGCTACGGTGCCGATCGATGGCGCGCGCAAGTTCGTGCGGGTCAGTGGGTTGGAGGATTGA
- a CDS encoding response regulator transcription factor, producing the protein MDGKIRLLIVDDHAMVREGLEAMLSVDPRFECILTASSRDETMQILEESRPHLILLDLRMPGFDGFNVLDTVLARWPAMRVLILSAGATGPEIYLARRTGARGYICKTAKRDALLKAIDTVIAGGTFFEDQPVPDEGDMALSARELEVLRQLGRSLSAEELGVVLGISKHTVKSHLKAIFVKLGVAGQAEAVSRAYEMGIITVEKGR; encoded by the coding sequence ATGGACGGAAAGATCCGGCTGCTGATCGTGGATGACCACGCGATGGTGCGGGAGGGCCTCGAGGCGATGCTCTCGGTGGACCCGCGCTTCGAGTGCATTCTCACAGCGTCGTCGCGGGATGAGACTATGCAGATCCTGGAGGAATCGCGGCCGCACTTGATTTTGTTAGACCTGCGGATGCCGGGCTTCGATGGCTTCAATGTGCTCGATACGGTGCTGGCGCGTTGGCCCGCGATGCGGGTGCTGATTCTGTCCGCGGGGGCCACGGGGCCGGAGATTTATCTGGCTCGGCGCACCGGGGCGCGTGGCTACATTTGCAAGACGGCGAAGCGGGATGCGCTGCTGAAGGCGATCGACACGGTCATCGCGGGCGGGACGTTTTTCGAAGACCAGCCGGTGCCGGACGAGGGCGACATGGCGCTGTCCGCGCGGGAGTTGGAGGTGCTGCGGCAGCTCGGCCGCAGTCTTTCCGCGGAGGAGCTGGGCGTGGTGCTCGGCATCAGCAAGCACACCGTGAAGAGCCACCTGAAGGCGATCTTCGTGAAGCTCGGCGTGGCGGGTCAGGCGGAGGCGGTGTCGCGTGCGTACGAGATGGGGATCATCACGGTGGAGAAGGGGAGGTGA